A stretch of DNA from Amphiprion ocellaris isolate individual 3 ecotype Okinawa chromosome 18, ASM2253959v1, whole genome shotgun sequence:
CAATGCATATTTTGCTTGTTCACTTGTATAGATGAAAGGCAGCTTGCTTTGTTCGGATTGCTgtaaaagtgaaacattttctaACCTGCTTGAGCGTATCAGTTTAGAGATTAAAATTTTGATCATATTACAACCTTTTGATGTTACTGGCAAAGTTCTCAAAGAAAGGGTGTTCCCTAGAGGTATCTCTTCAAAGAACAATACATGTGTTTTAATCAGCTGCACAGTTCTAAGACAGGGAGTCAGAGACTGGAACCAAAAAACAGGGAAGACTGGCTTCAAGTCTCTTCCGgctaacagctaacagttaGCGGCTTTTACATGAAGGCACTTCCTGGTAAAGCTTTCCACAGAGTAGCACCTGGGATTGTTTAGAAGTAACCAGTAGAAGCCCTTTACTGGAAGGAGCCTGGGGTCTGAGCTGGGCTAGAGGGTGTCTTGGTCACAGCAGGGTGAAACCCAAGATGTACTGCAGGAGTTTATTCCGATTGGCCTGAGGTAGAAAGGTGCTGCTTAGCTCCAGAGTGGTCACCTTgttctctcttctctcctttAGGACCTAGAGAATAATTACAAGACAGGGGGAACAATTAAACTCCAGTTGGGGTACTCTGTGGACCATCCAAACCCTACAGATGTCATGAGAAACTCAGTTTAAATACATTTAGCCCACAATTTAATTTCAATACGCACTCACCCCGAGCTCTTTGAATGTCCTCACGGTGTTCTTAACCAGGTAATGAGTCGCACTTTCACCTGAAAAAGGAGAGAATAAGATTATATGGTAGTCAAATAATCTATATGAATCACAGACGTCATTATATGTACAAAAGTCTTTACTAGTTAATAGATTCTTGAATATAAGATTACTTCCCAGTACTGgtttaaataaagctttttcATATTCTCAAAATAATAACACCCAATTGTACCCTTGATTTCCTTATTCCGATTGAAACTAGAACtacagtttatttgtatagcatgTGTGGAAATATTGCAGTAGTACCATAAGCAGCCACTCCTCTCTCTGTGCGAGTGAGCAGGTATCTGAAAAGCTTCTGTGTGTAGTCCGACTCAGCCGTTGGTTGACTCAGGCTGTGGACGAAGATTGCGGCACCACTGTAGGCCTCCAGCACTGGGCTGAGCAGTCGctgaagaaagacaaagaactCCTGGTGCTCTGCAGATACGCTCACCTGATcggcaacaaaaacaagcaaacaaaaagaggagaaagtCAGAGAGTGAATTGttttatctattattattatttaagttCAGATTAGTCCGTTTGGATAAGTATTATTAAACTAGACCTTTAGGTAGCGATCCCTCTGCTCCTCTCCAAAGTCACTgtcctcatcctcttcatcaCTTCTCCAGGAAAGAGGCTCAGAGAACTTTTTGGGCCAAGTTTCCTCAGTAGGACTCGGGCTCAGTtcctcctggtcctcctgacacacacacacatataaatcaGATCAACTGGGCCCTGGGAAAATCCCACTGCTGATAAGTGATTATAATTAACAGCACATTATAAGATGCTGAGCTTGAGTCAACTTCCTCCTTTAGTCATCATGGTCGGTGTCATTTTTCTCCACCAGCAGCTGAGTTTGTGTTTGTAAACTCACCTCTGCCACATAAAGAACACCATACTGGATCAACCGGGTCACTGTATCGTGGAAAACCTGGTAGATCGTCTGACAGGGCTGTGGGACAAAGGAggagtgaggaaaaaaaatcaatgaaataaatctgtaatCTGTAAATCTAATATTGACATGTGTTggtcattgtttttattttcttgctgGAGCCCATTTATTAAAGTCTCTTTATATTTCACTTCAGAGGGAAATAGCAATGTGAAACACTATGTGAAGTGCTTCCATAAAGTTCCTCTTATTACTTGTTAGACTCATTTTGTACAGCGCAACGTCTGGAAAGATGGTGACAATATCCAGAACTTACTGGTGCAACAGCGACCTCATTGATAAGGAAGTGGGAGAGACTGGCAGCCTTGCGGATCAGTCTTTCCTGACTAAGAAGGAGACTACTGAGACCGTCAGGCTGTTGATCAGATTCAGATTCCATGACGAGCTCGCGTTGTAGTGACAGGATGCTACAggctggaaaaaaatgacaaaagatagAAATTATGAGAAAATCTCCAAGTTTGGAATGGTTTAACCCATTTTCAACAGTAAAATGTATCCACAACATATTACAAGAATATAGCCATGAATAGTGATTGAAAATATCGAAcaacttattttaaaataataatattcaaGCTTTCCTCATAGCACTTTATGAAACTTAGGAGAGGACTGTTTGAGTAATGCACCTACATGACCAAAAATATGTGATACAACCATAAAAATGTTGGCTCAACTTACCAATGATTGCATCCGAAATGAAGACATGGAAAAGGCCGTTGCTATAGAAGTTGAGCTCAAAAAGCGCCTGTACGGTCTGGCTGGGTGCAACAGTAAACTCTCCATTGCGATTAGCACTGCTGGTCACATTGACACAGTTTCCCAGGAGGTGGAGGGCTCGCATGACCACATCTTCAGAGTTTCCCGAAAAGCCCAAGTCGAAGTCCCTGGACAGGATCTCCTCCTTCATGTTGAAGAAGTCTTCCACTAGCTTGGACAGCACCACCCCCTGAAGCaaagtggattaaaaaaaaaaaaaaaaaaaaacaagctcagAAATCAGCAACTCAATAAACCAATTcctaattaaagaaaaaaaatcaggaaagcCAGCAAAATGATAGAATAAGCTGTAATGCCGTTATGTGCTGTACGGAACAATATATCAGGAGAGACAGTTTCTTAACTGGTTTTCCACTGTCACCCATTTACATCAGTTTGCCTGCAGAGGGCAGAGGCACACCTTTAATGAACAGAGATGTTGAGAGAGGATGCAGAAGACCAAGGTCTCTTAACAGAGAGACATACATTACAAAGATGTGGATTTATATGACATTTAAGAGAAGAAGTATATGTGTAGGATGCAAAacgacaagaaaaaaaagatgagacaaaactggaggAGGTATAGAAAGTTTaggaacagaaaaagaaaaatagagaaCTGTACaacatgcagagaaaaaaacactgagagagaggaggtgatggagagaGAAGCCAGACTCACCTGTCTGTGTCTGTACAGCAGCAAACAGGCTACAATGTGCGTCGACATGATCGCTGACGACTTATTAGCCGCTGTGgagacacaaacatgacataATGAGCAACACACAACGAAAGGATACAAATATTAAAGCAGAGATGTTTCTAACTGATCAGTAAGTTCGGTTGAGCTCAAACCTCAATTTTAGCTGAACACCTCTGCAATACTGAAAATGGCAGCATTTGTAATTCATTATATATCTTCATGACAGTAACAGTAATGTGAAAAACATTAACAAGAAGAAATTATGATGGCAATTTATGACTAACAATAAGCtgtaataaaacacattaaattcaACAACTTTCATCACATTTGGCAGCTTGCTGGCTTAAAAATAGGTTACAGTCGATTCAGTTTAATCATTACAGAGGTCAAGACTTTATAGAACTACAAAGCAAGCACTTGGCTGTCTGCCTTGATcaagaaacaaaatattaaatatatattgtatACTCTTTTAATTATATACAATTAATTGTCTCTTTTAATGAGAGTTAAAAGCTATTCTGCTAATAACACATTATTCTGAcaaaataatgtgtgtgtgtatgtgtctgacGACAAAGGTTACTAGAGGTCATCTCCAGCGTAGTTCAAACCTAGAGGTGTAAAGCATTTGTGAACGCCAAAACTGGTACTGCATTCCGTGTTTCTATCCTCCCCTTCTCTCTATTGGCTAAAAACAACATGCCATCCAGCTGGAggctctgtgattggctggaggtaaaaaaaaaaaaaaaggccagcGTAGGAGAATGCAGCTGAATGAGCTGGGGAGAACCGGTTTCTGTAGTGCTACCCTGGGGCAAAACACCCTGAGTGATGTGGAGCGGATGGACTGATGCtgcgctgtgttgtgttggaTTTCAATTAGCATGATGGATAGCATTTCATGAGTGCTCCCTTGGCAAGCAGGTGCACCTTCAACACAGGATGAAAAGGAGACTCTAGCGCATAAAGATAAAAGAACACATGGTGTGATATTTTTAGTTAATGAGATGTGAATGAGTAAATAGTCTCATATTACATATAGCTGAATGTGGCATTTGGGTTGGAAGACTGAGTGGTGTGGTAATGACGCATCTTAGTTGATGTCTATCTATACTacaaactaaaaatattaaatgcacTATGACTTTGAAGTTCACTGGAAAATCCTGGTGAGGCTCCAACAGGGCTATAGATAGGCTGCAATAAATCCACTGTCTGTGGGGTTGTGAATCTCTTACTGAAGAGGACGTGCTTGGCCAGGTTGTTGATAAGTTGCCGTCGAAACATGTCATCGGGCAACTCTCTGTTcatctgctcctcctcctgcccctCAAACAGCTGAGCATCAGGCCTGGAAGAACAATTACAACAACCCaacatgtgtgttttattatggCATAAATGGTTTGCATACTTTAAGACAGCAGTATTCAATAGGGACTTAAAATCaactgtatatgtatgtatacactttatttattaatgttatGTTCCATTGAGATTAAGATCACATTTCAAGGGAGACCTGAATCTATGCAAAATAACACACGATACTGAAAAGCATGATACAAAAGGTAAGTGGACACACTTATTACAAGATAGTTAACAATACCACAACATGATTGCAGataagaaagaaacagaagtgCTTAAGCCTGCCCTGTGTGCTACTTTTTTGGTTCATGGTTTTATGCTGCAAATAATCTGCCATTAGTGTTGAATAAATGTGAGCTTAAGTTAACATCTTACTAAATGCTATCATAAAGTTTCCTTGACCCTGAGTTAGTTCTTCCACTTTTACTCTTTTCTTGTATCTCCAGGCTTAAAGTGTAATCACTACATGTCTCAGCCAATCACGCCATTATCAAGACATGACCAGGCTACTAATCGTCATGCAGAGGTTGAAATATTATTCAGTGCAGTCTGTATGCTAAAGGGCAGAAGTGGGCTTGAATCCCCTTTGTCGGCATAAATCTTGAACTTGTGACTCCAgaccagctgggatagactgcagTTGTCCTTGTGAAAGTGCTGCATGACAGTATCAGTTTTATTATGAAGGGACAGCTTTGAACTCATGTGACCCCTGGCAGCGCTAACTTGAAGAGCTGCTCTCAGATGTCAAATAACAGAcccaaaaaaacagagaaatcgAGTTTGGACATGAAGGCTGCAACATTTAAGAATGTGGGAATGCGGATTGGTGCACAAGTACTGGGCACGTGAGGAGATACTGAAAGTGGGGAATGTGTGTTTGCACTTACTGTGCAGAAATAATGGTGGGCATCAAGTTATGTTCCAAGGACACTGGTGGTGGAATGTGGCGGCTTCTCTGGCTGTCCATGTACTCCTACGTTTGATAAACAAAATGTTCGTTACAAACAGAGAAGTGATTTGGGGTtggcaacaaacatttttggtcCATGAAAGCATAGTTCATTgtaatatatttcatttttttgtaatatggAGGCTTTTTACTTCTTTTCAATGTGTGAAAATCAAGACAAATACTTGAAATCAACACAACACCAGTGAATTATCAACCATTATTGCTGTAGTTCTAGTTGTATAAACACCAAGACAGATCTGTGATCAATCACCTTTAGGGAGAAGGGCTGGTTAAAATCAACACGGACACAACCGTAGTTCTTTCTCAACATCCTGAACACTCCACATGCTATTCCCCACAAACTCTCATTCTTCTTGGGCTTGCCCTAAAAGGACAGAGGAAGATAGACAGATTAGactcaacacaacacaataaaagctgTTTATCTCAAAACAAAAGACTGTTGTGTCAAAAATACTCTTGTCTGACAATATTTTCTTCCTTCATTAAGTCACAAATTGAAAAGCCAAATAATGTTCCATTCTATTCTCTTGCACTTTTACATGACAAAAGAAAGCACCTTTGTTGCAAAAGCTCATACAAACAACACAGTCATCCAAGAGCTTACCAGCTGTTCGCTATTGTAGTTGCCCTCAATAATGCGGTCGTATGAGATGCCAACTGGCACCACCAGCACATCTGCGATGGACCCGGTGCACAGTGTGTCAACCACTATCGACAGCATACCTGCACGTGCTGGAGA
This window harbors:
- the gpam gene encoding glycerol-3-phosphate acyltransferase 1, mitochondrial; this translates as MELSDGLLLQVNNGEQWCNRWKHPNEDSDRSTSPSVLRCVTSTWKEGLLNRKRPFVGRCCHSCTPQSWERLFNPSIPSLGLRNVIYINETHTRQRGWLARRLSYVLFVMERDVHKDMFTRNVVDNVLNNSRVETAIVKVATDLDAAASQSGQEHKAVSKVKQKARAFLQEMVANISPAFIRLTGWVLLRLFNGFFWSIQIHKGQLEMVKKAATEQNVPMVFLPVHKSHIDYLLITLILFCHNIKAPHIAAGNNLSIPILSTLIRKLGGFFIRRKMEETGDGKKDILYRSLLHAYTEELLRQQQFLEVYLEGTRSRSGKPSPARAGMLSIVVDTLCTGSIADVLVVPVGISYDRIIEGNYNSEQLGKPKKNESLWGIACGVFRMLRKNYGCVRVDFNQPFSLKEYMDSQRSRHIPPPVSLEHNLMPTIISAQPDAQLFEGQEEEQMNRELPDDMFRRQLINNLAKHVLFTANKSSAIMSTHIVACLLLYRHRQGVVLSKLVEDFFNMKEEILSRDFDLGFSGNSEDVVMRALHLLGNCVNVTSSANRNGEFTVAPSQTVQALFELNFYSNGLFHVFISDAIIACSILSLQRELVMESESDQQPDGLSSLLLSQERLIRKAASLSHFLINEVAVAPPCQTIYQVFHDTVTRLIQYGVLYVAEEDQEELSPSPTEETWPKKFSEPLSWRSDEEDEDSDFGEEQRDRYLKVSVSAEHQEFFVFLQRLLSPVLEAYSGAAIFVHSLSQPTAESDYTQKLFRYLLTRTERGVAAYGESATHYLVKNTVRTFKELGVLKERRENKVTTLELSSTFLPQANRNKLLQYILGFTLL